A genomic segment from Polyangium mundeleinium encodes:
- a CDS encoding STAS domain-containing protein, which yields MTDATDESVVVEGKRIERVLEALSLASVGAFDEAIGLSGALTEDRFGALEESLLVLLRELKQTREEHDKAMSDLEASRRDLEEQLATVERQRIAIRELSVPIIDVWDDVLTLPLVGAIDSARASEMTEKLLQRIADRGAEYVIIDLTGVDVVDTMTAAHLVRLTHAAKLLGAKCVLTGVRPDVARTLVEIGVHLGGLMTLRTLKDGLRACLNMREADRISLRKKPGEGDKDKKAHASKDEGQDRAVSRGERRQRPPRPEASASPSSMPASMPVSEDVGI from the coding sequence ATGACGGACGCGACCGACGAGTCGGTAGTGGTGGAGGGGAAGCGGATCGAGCGCGTCCTGGAGGCGCTTTCGCTCGCTTCTGTCGGGGCCTTCGACGAGGCCATCGGGCTCTCCGGCGCGCTGACCGAGGATCGGTTCGGTGCGCTCGAAGAGAGTCTGCTCGTGCTGCTCCGGGAGCTCAAGCAGACCCGCGAAGAGCACGACAAGGCGATGAGCGATCTCGAAGCGTCGCGGCGCGACCTCGAGGAGCAGCTCGCCACGGTGGAGCGGCAACGCATCGCGATCCGCGAGCTCAGCGTGCCCATCATCGACGTGTGGGACGACGTGCTCACGCTGCCGCTCGTCGGCGCGATCGACAGCGCGCGCGCCTCCGAGATGACCGAGAAGCTCCTGCAGCGGATCGCCGATCGCGGCGCGGAGTACGTGATCATCGATCTGACGGGCGTCGACGTGGTCGACACGATGACGGCCGCGCACCTCGTGCGCTTGACGCACGCGGCCAAGCTGCTCGGCGCGAAATGCGTGCTGACGGGCGTGCGCCCCGACGTGGCGCGTACGCTCGTGGAGATCGGCGTCCACCTCGGCGGGCTCATGACGCTGCGCACGCTGAAGGACGGCCTGCGCGCCTGCCTCAACATGCGCGAGGCCGACCGCATCAGCCTGCGCAAGAAGCCCGGCGAAGGCGACAAGGACAAGAAGGCGCACGCCTCGAAGGACGAAGGGCAAGACCGCGCGGTGAGCCGCGGCGAGCGTCGCCAGCGGCCTCCGCGGCCCGAGGCTTCGGCCTCCCCGTCGTCGATGCCGGCGTCGATGCCGGTGTCCGAGGACGTCGGGATTTAG
- a CDS encoding AAA family ATPase, with amino-acid sequence MTIPRSQAELVTLRKLAQDLAAARKERPTSVHLLAAIASREGQAGELLRERRLDADALLKAGRSFDEDTPDPLARATVAARELGKRAPLGEPNPLHLLLALLADRTSAAHRALVQAGVDTGRLRTAAMQLSLGVVAARRVPQAAGGKTTEAEPRPAPRAPTRIDLDKPAPMPAKRPTGTGVTVPLFPPPGRLGQEQRPPTKAPTVTPSAAQSPPPPQATATATPIPLPTPATAKPAEKDRKTKAREPLALGPTIPEGHPLALDRAKTPTLAALGKNLTLAACLGEIEPVIGRDAEVDATLDILAKKNQNSCLLVGPAGVGKTSVARGIAERLAREADRDPSAARLFVEVAVSELVAGTGTRGALAERMNAILREIREEGRAVILFVDEIHELFSGGLDEATAEIKLALARGDLRLVGATTPEEHRRAFEPDPALARRFSVVEIEEPDEASAFLLCKQVCQGLGAHHGLGYTDESIASAVSWSVRYLPGRALPDKAIGILDLAGARARRRAGAGKLQPVGPSEVAEVLASLADIPEERLLETDRERMLNLETLLADRVVGHTAPLARIARVLRRNAAGIRADRPLGTFLLLGPTGVGKTETAKAIAEALFHSADAMTRLDLSEYSEAHATARLIGAPPGYVGHEAGGQLTEAVRRRAYQVILLDEIEKAHRDVLEAFLQVFDEGRMTDGRGRRVDFTNTVIVLTSNLGAAEAGALKSERSVGFSRSSATQVSPDKLESTMLAAARGALPPELYNRIDEVLVFGPLGKAEVKEVARRLLAALGRGLEEKGIRLDVEPAVLDVLLAEGGFDEGLGARPMKRAIMRHVEAPIAEMILRGELPAGSVALLSADRGQIVVDAVDEAAGELATGA; translated from the coding sequence ATGACGATCCCCCGCTCGCAGGCCGAGCTCGTCACGCTGCGCAAGCTCGCCCAGGATCTGGCCGCTGCGCGTAAGGAGCGTCCGACGAGCGTCCACCTCCTCGCCGCCATCGCCTCGCGTGAGGGTCAGGCCGGCGAGCTCTTGCGCGAGCGGCGCCTCGACGCGGACGCGCTCCTCAAAGCCGGTCGTTCCTTCGACGAGGACACGCCCGATCCCCTCGCTCGCGCCACCGTCGCGGCCCGCGAGCTCGGAAAGCGCGCGCCTCTCGGCGAGCCGAACCCCCTGCACCTGCTCCTCGCCCTGCTCGCGGATCGCACCTCCGCCGCGCACCGCGCCCTCGTCCAGGCCGGCGTGGATACGGGGCGGCTGCGCACGGCGGCCATGCAGCTCTCGCTCGGGGTCGTCGCGGCCCGGCGTGTGCCACAAGCCGCAGGCGGCAAGACCACGGAGGCCGAGCCCCGGCCGGCCCCGCGCGCTCCCACGCGCATCGACCTCGACAAGCCCGCGCCCATGCCCGCGAAGCGGCCGACGGGCACGGGCGTGACGGTCCCGCTCTTCCCGCCGCCGGGTCGGCTCGGCCAGGAGCAACGTCCGCCCACGAAGGCGCCCACGGTCACGCCTTCCGCGGCGCAATCCCCGCCGCCGCCGCAGGCCACCGCGACCGCGACGCCGATCCCGCTCCCCACGCCCGCGACCGCGAAGCCGGCCGAGAAGGACCGGAAAACCAAGGCGCGCGAGCCCCTCGCGCTCGGGCCCACGATTCCGGAAGGGCATCCGCTCGCGCTCGATCGGGCGAAGACGCCGACGCTCGCGGCGCTCGGGAAAAACCTCACGCTCGCGGCGTGCCTCGGCGAAATCGAGCCCGTGATCGGTCGGGACGCCGAGGTCGACGCGACGCTCGACATCCTGGCCAAGAAAAACCAGAATAGCTGCCTGCTCGTGGGGCCGGCCGGCGTCGGCAAAACCTCGGTCGCGCGGGGCATCGCCGAGCGCCTCGCCCGCGAGGCCGATCGGGACCCGTCCGCGGCGCGGCTCTTCGTCGAGGTCGCGGTCTCCGAGCTCGTCGCCGGCACCGGGACGCGCGGCGCGCTCGCCGAGCGCATGAACGCCATTTTGCGCGAGATTCGCGAGGAGGGGCGCGCCGTCATCCTCTTCGTCGACGAGATCCACGAGCTCTTCTCCGGCGGCCTCGACGAGGCCACGGCCGAGATCAAGCTCGCCCTCGCCCGCGGCGATCTCCGCCTCGTCGGCGCCACGACGCCCGAGGAGCACCGGCGCGCGTTCGAGCCCGATCCCGCGCTCGCGCGGCGATTCTCGGTCGTCGAAATCGAGGAGCCGGACGAGGCATCGGCCTTCCTCCTCTGCAAACAGGTTTGTCAGGGCCTCGGCGCTCACCACGGGCTCGGGTACACGGACGAATCCATCGCGTCCGCGGTCTCGTGGTCGGTGCGGTATCTGCCGGGCCGCGCCTTGCCCGACAAGGCGATCGGGATCCTCGACCTCGCCGGCGCGCGCGCTCGCCGGCGCGCCGGGGCCGGAAAACTCCAGCCGGTCGGGCCCTCCGAGGTCGCCGAGGTCCTCGCGAGCCTCGCGGACATCCCCGAGGAGCGGCTCCTCGAGACCGACCGCGAGCGCATGCTCAACCTGGAAACACTGCTCGCCGATCGGGTCGTCGGCCACACGGCGCCGCTCGCCCGCATTGCGAGGGTCCTGCGGCGCAATGCCGCGGGCATTCGCGCGGATCGTCCGCTCGGCACGTTCCTTTTGCTCGGACCGACGGGCGTCGGCAAAACGGAGACCGCGAAAGCCATCGCCGAGGCGCTCTTCCATTCGGCCGACGCGATGACGCGGCTCGACCTCTCCGAGTACAGCGAGGCGCACGCGACGGCGCGGCTCATCGGCGCGCCGCCCGGCTACGTCGGGCACGAGGCCGGCGGCCAGCTCACGGAGGCCGTACGACGCCGCGCCTACCAGGTGATCCTGCTCGACGAGATCGAAAAGGCGCACCGCGACGTGCTCGAAGCGTTCCTGCAGGTCTTTGACGAGGGCCGCATGACGGACGGCCGCGGCCGAAGGGTCGATTTCACGAACACGGTGATCGTGTTGACCTCGAACCTCGGCGCGGCCGAAGCCGGGGCCCTCAAGAGCGAACGTTCGGTCGGGTTTTCCCGCAGCAGCGCGACGCAGGTTTCGCCGGACAAGCTCGAATCGACGATGCTCGCCGCCGCGCGCGGGGCCCTGCCGCCGGAGCTCTACAACCGCATCGACGAGGTGCTGGTTTTCGGTCCGCTCGGCAAGGCCGAGGTGAAGGAGGTCGCGCGCAGGCTGCTCGCGGCGCTCGGGCGTGGGCTCGAAGAAAAGGGCATCCGCCTCGACGTGGAGCCGGCCGTGCTCGACGTGCTCCTCGCGGAGGGTGGGTTCGACGAGGGGCTCGGCGCGCGTCCGATGAAGCGCGCGATCATGCGCCACGTCGAGGCGCCGATCGCCGAGATGATCCTGCGCGGCGAGCTGCCTGCGGGATCCGTCGCGCTGCTCTCGGCCGATCGAGGGCAGATCGTCGTCGACGCGGTGGACGAAGCCGCCGGCGAGCTGGCGACGGGCGCTTGA
- a CDS encoding peroxiredoxin family protein, with the protein MYCRNQLGELVRLHDRFRRLGVGLAAISVDSEEDSREFAETLGARYPLLRDDGLKTALAYGVAMQGQDIAVPALFVILPDGRVFFRQIGESIADRPSTAELLDIVDRALVESRRD; encoded by the coding sequence CTGTATTGCCGTAACCAGCTCGGGGAGCTGGTAAGATTGCACGATCGATTCCGGAGGCTCGGCGTGGGCCTCGCGGCGATCAGCGTCGATTCCGAGGAAGATTCGCGCGAGTTCGCCGAGACGCTCGGCGCGCGTTACCCGCTGCTCCGGGACGACGGGTTGAAGACCGCGCTCGCGTACGGCGTCGCCATGCAGGGCCAGGACATCGCGGTCCCCGCGCTCTTCGTCATCCTGCCGGACGGACGTGTCTTCTTCCGGCAAATCGGCGAGAGCATCGCCGACCGGCCGAGCACCGCCGAGCTGCTCGATATCGTCGACCGCGCGCTCGTCGAATCACGGCGCGATTGA
- a CDS encoding redoxin domain-containing protein, with the protein MSAPIRAPRRLFLLGAALLAFAAGCNLKTRGPALAASAQAPAFSLPSHTGETVTLASLTQKGPAVVVFYRGYW; encoded by the coding sequence ATGTCCGCGCCGATCCGCGCTCCGCGCCGCCTCTTCCTCCTCGGCGCCGCGCTCCTCGCTTTTGCCGCCGGCTGCAACCTGAAGACACGCGGTCCCGCGCTCGCGGCCTCGGCGCAGGCGCCCGCATTCTCGCTCCCGTCGCACACGGGCGAGACCGTCACCCTGGCGAGCCTCACGCAAAAAGGCCCCGCGGTCGTGGTGTTCTACCGCGGCTACTGGTGA
- a CDS encoding AgmX/PglI C-terminal domain-containing protein, whose protein sequence is MSRVFWPSSLALLLVGCAGATPPADAPPPAEAKATPAEASPAPEAKAEPSDKGTDVIGAEAPAGRLEPTEIQKVIRANFKSLQACYEEGLKKNPNLGGRIAIKFVIGKDGKPGSVGEETPATLPDPDVVKCVLAAVETLTFPTPEGGVVKVVYPIMFAPAGGDAMSNCKKSAEEKDGIRTVSIVCDKQTLKVTDMPVRAVDEKFADAILTGFEQQSPKMRRTRGKPTIADKPCYTTLIDGQTWVSTLLVTEVTPGRALVVSCLDETGGISSGRCDALVEFIVKREATAPATPSPSPTPKRPMPTGTATGGGF, encoded by the coding sequence ATGTCGCGCGTCTTTTGGCCCTCGTCCCTCGCCCTCCTGCTCGTCGGCTGCGCCGGCGCCACGCCGCCCGCCGACGCGCCGCCGCCCGCGGAGGCGAAAGCCACGCCGGCCGAGGCGTCCCCCGCGCCCGAAGCGAAGGCCGAGCCCTCGGACAAGGGAACGGACGTGATCGGAGCCGAAGCCCCGGCGGGGAGGCTCGAACCGACCGAAATTCAGAAGGTCATCCGCGCCAACTTCAAATCGTTGCAGGCCTGTTACGAGGAGGGGCTGAAGAAAAACCCGAACCTCGGAGGCCGGATCGCGATCAAGTTCGTCATCGGCAAGGACGGCAAGCCCGGCTCCGTCGGCGAGGAGACGCCTGCGACCTTGCCCGATCCCGACGTCGTGAAATGTGTCCTCGCGGCCGTCGAGACGCTGACGTTTCCCACGCCCGAGGGTGGCGTCGTCAAGGTCGTCTATCCGATCATGTTCGCGCCGGCCGGCGGCGATGCAATGAGCAATTGCAAGAAATCCGCCGAGGAGAAGGACGGCATTCGCACGGTGTCGATCGTCTGCGACAAGCAAACGCTCAAGGTGACGGACATGCCCGTGCGCGCCGTGGACGAGAAATTCGCCGACGCGATCCTGACCGGATTCGAGCAGCAATCGCCGAAGATGCGCCGCACCCGCGGCAAGCCGACGATCGCCGACAAGCCCTGCTACACCACGCTCATCGACGGACAAACCTGGGTCTCGACGTTGCTCGTCACCGAGGTCACCCCGGGCCGCGCGCTCGTCGTGTCCTGCCTCGACGAGACGGGCGGGATCAGCTCCGGCCGGTGCGATGCGCTGGTCGAGTTCATCGTCAAGCGCGAGGCCACCGCGCCCGCCACGCCCTCGCCCTCCCCCACGCCGAAACGACCGATGCCCACGGGGACGGCCACGGGCGGCGGCTTCTGA
- a CDS encoding DUF1501 domain-containing protein, whose product MKRRDFLKGAGLVTATAASGLGVSLWGMRQARAFGEVPKEAEGAMLPLELQAENILEIFLYGGVSQYESFYCVPSLGEASGTQWHAYLKSGHVQAAVDQCAFQGPLTEPFAADSMGQAVHLGPFVMPLRERPDVMERTRVSVSAHDLEPHEGAIPMMLGGRGLGHPAFSGLGAHVQRYFLERFNTPGRAPYSYALMSNGANGLPTDNVRSVVSIGMHPGAARPLAIKVDAAGDLTSLLARGTVGQNRAQYDALMQGYIDRYHERLRWRGEGGPLRAPRLGELEAASSSIANAQAISGVLEPQFFTKIGGSNCGDNAGTDAMTMNLKLAAHLLRHPTVPARYVCIVDTGLLSADGGGGYDTHGENSFTQARNLSHTLRQLLSVVNAPGENNPAKLDLDKTLIVLTTEFGRTPFKQGSQGRNHWPYGFPVVFIGGPVRPSGKGVFGACGEDGRATVASTPQENRMAALLSLGIWPFAQESFNVSDVPGATTEVEAALLVQKRQLGVVA is encoded by the coding sequence GTGAAGCGTCGCGATTTTCTCAAGGGCGCAGGTCTCGTCACCGCGACGGCGGCCAGCGGCCTCGGCGTATCGCTCTGGGGCATGCGCCAAGCGCGCGCGTTCGGAGAGGTGCCCAAGGAAGCCGAGGGGGCCATGCTGCCGCTCGAGCTGCAGGCCGAAAACATCCTCGAGATTTTTCTATACGGCGGCGTGAGCCAGTACGAGTCGTTTTACTGCGTTCCCTCGCTCGGAGAGGCGAGCGGGACGCAGTGGCACGCGTACCTGAAGTCGGGTCACGTGCAGGCGGCCGTGGACCAGTGTGCGTTCCAAGGCCCGCTGACCGAGCCCTTCGCGGCCGACTCGATGGGCCAAGCCGTGCACCTCGGGCCCTTCGTGATGCCCCTGCGGGAGCGGCCCGATGTGATGGAACGGACACGCGTCTCCGTCTCGGCGCACGACCTCGAGCCCCACGAGGGCGCGATTCCCATGATGCTCGGCGGCCGCGGGCTCGGGCATCCGGCGTTCTCGGGGCTCGGCGCGCACGTGCAGCGTTACTTCCTCGAACGGTTCAACACGCCGGGGCGCGCGCCCTACTCGTATGCGCTGATGTCGAACGGCGCGAACGGGCTGCCCACGGACAACGTCCGCAGCGTCGTGTCGATCGGAATGCACCCCGGCGCGGCGCGTCCGCTCGCGATCAAGGTCGATGCGGCCGGTGATCTCACGAGCCTGCTCGCCCGCGGGACCGTCGGGCAAAACCGCGCGCAGTACGACGCGCTGATGCAAGGCTACATCGATCGGTACCACGAGCGGTTGCGCTGGAGAGGGGAAGGCGGTCCGCTGCGCGCGCCGCGCCTCGGCGAGCTCGAAGCGGCGTCGAGCTCCATCGCGAATGCGCAGGCGATCTCGGGCGTGCTCGAGCCGCAGTTCTTCACGAAGATCGGCGGTTCGAACTGCGGGGACAACGCGGGCACCGATGCGATGACGATGAACCTCAAGCTCGCGGCGCACCTGCTGCGGCACCCGACGGTGCCTGCGAGGTACGTGTGTATCGTCGACACGGGGCTGCTCTCGGCCGACGGCGGCGGCGGGTACGACACGCACGGCGAGAACTCGTTCACGCAGGCGCGGAACCTGTCGCACACGCTGCGGCAGCTCCTCTCGGTGGTGAACGCGCCCGGCGAGAACAACCCGGCCAAGCTCGACCTCGACAAGACGCTGATCGTGCTGACGACGGAGTTCGGGCGCACGCCGTTCAAGCAAGGCAGCCAGGGGAGAAACCACTGGCCGTATGGCTTCCCGGTGGTGTTCATCGGCGGGCCGGTGCGGCCCTCGGGCAAGGGCGTGTTCGGCGCGTGTGGAGAGGACGGGCGCGCGACGGTCGCCTCGACGCCGCAGGAGAACCGCATGGCAGCGCTCCTCTCGCTGGGCATCTGGCCCTTCGCGCAGGAGAGCTTCAACGTCTCCGACGTGCCGGGCGCGACGACCGAGGTCGAGGCCGCGCTCCTCGTGCAGAAGCGGCAGCTGGGGGTGGTGGCATGA
- a CDS encoding HAD family hydrolase, with protein MHAVTFDFGQTLAALDADLTVSRLAERSLTFDPQRIEAALPDAWRVYDDAIHRGLGGHPWKIFMRALLERATSSPLDEEALTSAVDFLWSEQPRKNLWRRPIPGMLELAEDLSDAGVPVGIISNSEGRLAELVAELGWDDRFLVIADSGRLGMDKPGRAIFAWTAERLGRPLDRVVHVGDSLAADVEGALDAGMRAVWFRGDAKRALGERARVAKDASEVRRALVEFGLTAVAERVPTRASTRPGSRQRST; from the coding sequence ATGCACGCTGTCACCTTCGACTTCGGACAGACCCTCGCCGCCCTCGACGCGGACCTCACGGTTTCGCGCCTCGCCGAGCGGAGCCTAACGTTCGACCCCCAACGAATCGAGGCCGCCCTCCCCGACGCATGGCGCGTCTACGATGACGCCATCCATCGCGGCCTCGGCGGTCATCCCTGGAAGATCTTCATGCGCGCGCTGCTCGAACGCGCGACCTCTTCGCCGCTCGACGAGGAGGCGCTCACGAGCGCCGTGGATTTCCTCTGGTCCGAGCAGCCCCGGAAGAACCTCTGGCGGCGCCCGATCCCCGGCATGCTGGAGCTCGCGGAGGACCTCTCCGACGCGGGGGTGCCCGTGGGCATCATCTCGAACTCCGAGGGCCGGCTCGCCGAGCTCGTCGCGGAGCTCGGCTGGGACGATCGGTTCCTCGTGATCGCCGACAGCGGTCGGCTCGGCATGGACAAACCCGGCCGCGCGATCTTCGCGTGGACCGCGGAGCGGCTCGGCCGGCCGCTCGATCGGGTCGTGCACGTCGGCGACTCGCTCGCCGCCGACGTGGAGGGCGCGCTCGACGCGGGGATGCGCGCGGTGTGGTTCCGCGGAGACGCGAAGCGCGCGCTCGGCGAGCGGGCGCGCGTCGCGAAGGACGCAAGCGAGGTGCGGCGGGCGCTCGTCGAGTTCGGCCTGACCGCGGTCGCCGAGCGTGTGCCTACTCGAGCTTCGACCCGGCCTGGATCCAGGCAGCGATCGACTTGA
- a CDS encoding AMP-dependent synthetase/ligase — protein MTTPNDTIPSRLFKQAERRPDAPAHHIKSGGVYRPKSYRELADEVKRLGKAMIALGQEPGFTVCLLGFNRSEWVAFNVAAMAAGGAPAGIYTTCSPEEVAYIVHHAESQIVLVEDAGQWAKIEKMLGELPHLKHVVTMRGAPSIDHPMVSSYEQFLDKGKDVTDEAFFARIAALEPQGLATLIYTSGTTGPPKGVMLSHQNLAWTADTAQRLVGGTAQDCVLSYLPLSHIAEQMFTIHGCITMGGSAYFAESIEKVPDNLKEVQPTLFFGVPRIWEKFYAGVQGKLKDAKGAKKALVTWAMDIAREATAVKMRGRQPEGALGLQYKLAQKLVFAKLKAAIGLSRARTCVCGAAPVSKEILAFFASLDILVSEVYGQSEDTGPTTFNLASNMKLGAVGTRINGIDVRIAEDGEILVKGPNVFLGYYKEPQATADTLQDGWLHSGDLGQFDKDGFLSITGRKKEIIITAGGKNIAPKNIEAALKNHPPIAEAVVIGDRRKFLTALVVIDPAAASEIAGSPGADPAKLRSDPTVVAAVQKAVDSVNSTLARVETVKKFHILDQPFTIERGELTPTLKLKRRVVYDNYAREIDGMYEGAHDA, from the coding sequence ATGACTACGCCGAACGACACCATTCCTTCCCGGCTCTTCAAGCAAGCCGAACGCAGGCCCGACGCGCCTGCCCACCACATCAAATCGGGCGGCGTCTACCGGCCGAAGAGCTACCGGGAGCTCGCGGACGAGGTCAAACGCCTGGGCAAGGCGATGATCGCGCTCGGCCAGGAGCCGGGCTTCACGGTGTGCCTCCTCGGCTTCAACCGCTCCGAGTGGGTCGCCTTCAACGTCGCAGCCATGGCCGCGGGCGGTGCGCCCGCCGGCATCTACACGACGTGTTCGCCCGAGGAGGTCGCGTACATCGTCCACCACGCCGAGAGCCAAATCGTCCTCGTCGAGGACGCCGGGCAGTGGGCGAAGATCGAGAAGATGCTGGGCGAGCTGCCGCACCTCAAGCACGTCGTCACGATGCGAGGCGCGCCCTCCATCGATCATCCGATGGTCTCCTCGTACGAGCAGTTCCTCGACAAGGGGAAGGACGTCACCGACGAAGCGTTTTTCGCGCGAATCGCCGCGCTCGAACCGCAGGGACTCGCGACGTTGATTTACACGTCGGGCACGACGGGCCCGCCGAAGGGCGTGATGCTCTCGCACCAGAACCTCGCGTGGACCGCGGACACGGCGCAGCGGCTCGTGGGCGGCACGGCGCAGGACTGCGTGCTCTCGTACTTGCCGCTCTCGCACATCGCAGAGCAGATGTTCACCATCCACGGCTGCATCACGATGGGCGGATCGGCCTACTTCGCCGAGAGCATCGAGAAGGTGCCGGACAACCTCAAAGAGGTGCAGCCGACGCTCTTCTTCGGCGTCCCGCGCATCTGGGAGAAGTTTTACGCGGGCGTCCAGGGCAAGCTCAAGGACGCCAAGGGCGCGAAGAAGGCGCTCGTCACGTGGGCGATGGACATCGCGCGCGAGGCGACGGCGGTGAAGATGCGCGGCCGGCAGCCCGAGGGCGCGCTCGGGCTCCAGTACAAGCTCGCGCAGAAGCTCGTGTTCGCGAAGCTGAAGGCGGCGATCGGCCTGTCACGCGCGCGCACGTGCGTGTGCGGCGCCGCGCCCGTGTCCAAGGAGATCCTCGCGTTCTTCGCGAGCCTGGACATCCTCGTCTCCGAGGTCTACGGCCAGAGCGAAGACACGGGCCCGACCACGTTCAACCTGGCGAGCAACATGAAGCTCGGCGCAGTCGGCACGCGGATCAACGGCATCGACGTGCGGATCGCCGAGGACGGCGAGATCCTGGTGAAGGGGCCGAACGTGTTCCTCGGCTACTACAAGGAGCCGCAAGCGACGGCCGATACGCTCCAGGACGGCTGGCTGCACTCGGGGGATCTCGGTCAGTTCGACAAGGACGGCTTCTTGTCGATCACGGGTCGCAAGAAGGAAATCATCATCACGGCCGGCGGGAAAAACATCGCCCCGAAGAACATCGAGGCGGCCCTGAAGAACCACCCGCCCATCGCGGAGGCCGTGGTCATCGGCGACCGGCGCAAGTTCCTCACGGCGCTCGTGGTGATCGATCCCGCCGCCGCCAGCGAGATCGCGGGCTCGCCCGGGGCAGATCCGGCGAAGCTCCGCAGCGACCCCACCGTGGTGGCCGCGGTCCAGAAAGCGGTCGACAGTGTGAATTCCACGCTCGCTCGCGTGGAGACCGTGAAGAAATTTCACATCCTCGACCAGCCCTTCACCATCGAGCGTGGTGAGCTCACGCCCACCTTGAAGCTCAAACGCCGCGTGGTTTACGACAACTACGCCCGTGAGATCGACGGCATGTACGAGGGCGCGCACGACGCCTGA
- a CDS encoding class I SAM-dependent methyltransferase: MIPDAYFDRFETQKYQSRNPVQRMLIRRFAATLHSMFLEALPARTVLEVGCGEGFLSGYLSEKLEDTSFVGVEYNPDDVARLRRQFPRIEAHEGSIYDLGFLTKKPDVVVCCEVLEHLDDPRRALAELRKVGARRALLSVPHEPFFMLSNLLRGKNVSRFGNDIDHKNHWGLGSFRALLEPDFEVLELRTSYPWILALAEPRP; the protein is encoded by the coding sequence GTGATCCCCGACGCGTACTTCGACCGGTTCGAGACACAGAAGTACCAGAGCCGAAACCCGGTCCAGCGGATGCTCATCCGCCGCTTCGCCGCCACGCTGCACTCGATGTTCCTCGAAGCCCTGCCGGCGCGCACGGTGCTCGAAGTGGGCTGCGGCGAGGGGTTCCTCTCCGGCTACCTGTCGGAGAAGCTCGAAGACACGAGCTTCGTCGGCGTCGAGTACAACCCGGACGACGTCGCGCGCCTGCGCCGCCAGTTCCCGCGCATCGAGGCGCACGAGGGCTCGATCTACGACCTCGGCTTCCTCACGAAAAAGCCCGACGTCGTCGTGTGCTGCGAGGTGCTGGAGCACCTCGACGATCCGCGCCGGGCGCTCGCGGAGCTCAGGAAGGTCGGGGCGCGGCGCGCGCTGCTCTCGGTGCCACACGAGCCGTTCTTCATGCTGTCGAACTTGCTGCGCGGGAAGAACGTGTCGCGCTTCGGCAACGACATCGATCACAAGAACCACTGGGGCCTGGGCTCGTTCCGCGCGTTGCTCGAACCGGACTTCGAGGTGCTGGAGCTGCGGACGTCGTACCCGTGGATCCTCGCGCTCGCGGAGCCTCGGCCCTAG
- a CDS encoding glycosyltransferase family 2 protein → MTAVDITQPSPGEPPAIALTRKVAESPVVILPRVSLVVPGLNEAKSLPELARRIDQALSGKEAYELIFVDDGSTDDSWAVIKRLASENPNVRGVRLRKNFGKAQALTAGFRRARGTIFVTMDADLQDDPADLPNFFTKLEEGHDVVVGWKVQRLDPTNRLFLSRIFNGTVGFMTGVKLHDMNCGFKAYRSEVIRAIPIYGDLFRFIPALAASQGFSVTEIPIKHHARKYGSSRYGLERILRGSFDLMSVIFLTRYQKRPMHLFGFAGLTLAGIGMLIELYLTVLWCFGHKIGDRPLLLLGVLMIVTGIQLFSMGFIGEFLTYQSQTRHLEDEPPIREEIL, encoded by the coding sequence GTGACCGCCGTGGACATCACCCAGCCCTCTCCGGGCGAGCCTCCTGCCATCGCCCTGACCCGAAAGGTGGCCGAGAGCCCGGTGGTCATCCTCCCGCGCGTCTCGCTCGTGGTCCCAGGCCTGAACGAGGCGAAGAGCTTGCCGGAGCTGGCCCGGCGCATCGACCAGGCGCTCTCGGGCAAGGAGGCGTACGAGCTCATCTTCGTGGACGACGGCAGCACGGACGACTCGTGGGCCGTGATCAAGCGCCTCGCCTCGGAGAACCCGAACGTGCGGGGCGTGCGGCTCCGGAAAAACTTCGGCAAGGCCCAGGCCCTCACGGCGGGCTTTCGCAGGGCGCGCGGCACGATCTTCGTGACGATGGACGCCGATCTCCAGGACGATCCCGCGGACCTGCCGAACTTCTTCACCAAGCTGGAGGAAGGTCACGACGTCGTCGTCGGCTGGAAGGTGCAGCGCCTCGACCCGACGAACCGCCTGTTCCTCTCGCGGATCTTCAACGGCACCGTCGGCTTCATGACGGGCGTGAAGCTGCACGACATGAACTGCGGCTTCAAGGCGTACCGGAGCGAGGTCATCCGCGCGATCCCGATCTACGGCGACCTGTTCCGGTTCATCCCGGCGCTCGCCGCGTCGCAGGGCTTCAGCGTCACCGAGATCCCGATCAAGCACCACGCGCGCAAGTACGGCAGCTCCCGCTACGGGCTCGAGCGCATCCTGCGTGGCTCGTTCGACCTCATGAGCGTGATTTTCCTGACGCGGTACCAGAAGAGGCCGATGCATCTCTTCGGCTTCGCGGGCCTGACGCTCGCGGGGATCGGCATGCTGATCGAGCTCTACCTCACGGTGCTCTGGTGCTTCGGGCACAAGATCGGCGACCGCCCGCTGCTGCTCCTCGGCGTGCTCATGATCGTCACGGGCATTCAGCTCTTCTCGATGGGCTTCATCGGCGAGTTCCTGACCTACCAGAGCCAGACCCGGCACCTCGAAGACGAGCCGCCGATCCGCGAGGAAATCCTGTGA